In a single window of the Nocardiopsis composta genome:
- a CDS encoding zinc metalloprotease → MGKGTAWRIWSGTGACAAALAGLLTAGAYSAADSPERSPAAAAEECPPGAERRTDSATVRDRHGISPAEAAEYERMLREARVSYREGTVTVPVAMHVITAADGTGDVPDAKVREQIEVMNRGFGGGYAGVDTGFRFELQEVTRTGDDAWFTSFEANEAKAKAELRRGGPETLNIYTVDMGSGVLGQSTFPQDYRTDPKADGVVVDYRTVPGGGRKGFDLGHTATHETGHWLGLFHTFQNGCSHPGDYVEDTPYEREQSSGCPEGRDTCPDKPGTDPVRNFMNYSDDPCLREFTQGQATRMSDHWHAFRDRQGNPAR, encoded by the coding sequence ATGGGCAAAGGAACGGCGTGGCGGATCTGGTCCGGGACGGGTGCCTGTGCGGCGGCCCTCGCCGGCCTGCTGACGGCGGGGGCCTACTCCGCAGCGGACTCACCCGAGCGCTCCCCGGCGGCCGCCGCCGAGGAGTGCCCGCCGGGCGCGGAGCGCCGCACCGACTCCGCGACGGTCCGCGACCGGCACGGCATCAGCCCGGCCGAGGCCGCGGAGTACGAGCGGATGCTGCGCGAGGCCCGGGTCTCCTACCGGGAGGGGACGGTGACCGTGCCGGTCGCGATGCACGTGATCACCGCCGCCGACGGCACCGGCGACGTCCCCGACGCCAAGGTCCGCGAGCAGATCGAGGTGATGAACCGCGGCTTCGGCGGCGGCTACGCCGGCGTGGACACCGGCTTCCGGTTCGAGCTGCAGGAGGTCACCCGGACCGGCGACGACGCCTGGTTCACCTCCTTCGAGGCCAACGAGGCCAAGGCCAAGGCGGAGCTGCGCCGCGGCGGACCGGAGACGCTGAACATCTACACCGTGGACATGGGCTCCGGGGTGCTGGGCCAGTCCACTTTCCCGCAGGACTACCGGACCGACCCGAAGGCCGACGGGGTGGTCGTCGACTACCGGACGGTGCCCGGCGGCGGCCGGAAGGGCTTCGACCTCGGCCACACCGCCACCCACGAGACCGGCCACTGGCTCGGCCTGTTCCACACCTTCCAGAACGGCTGCTCCCACCCGGGCGACTACGTGGAGGACACCCCGTATGAGCGGGAGCAGTCCAGCGGCTGCCCGGAGGGCCGGGACACCTGCCCGGACAAGCCCGGCACCGACCCGGTGCGCAACTTCATGAACTACAGCGACGACCCGTGCCTGCGGGAGTTCACCCAGGGGCAGGCGACCCGGATGAGCGACCACTGGCACGCCTTCCGCGACCGGCAGGGGAACCCGGCTCGATAG
- a CDS encoding DEAD/DEAH box helicase, producing MTVVQTSTADRLTGLRQWQREAFEEYFRREPRDFLAVATPGAGKTTFALTLAAELLARHAVRSITIVCPTEHLKKQWAEAAARFGIAIDPDFKNAQGALGRQFVGAAVTYAQVAAHPMLHRNRTEARRTLVIFDEVHHAGDALSWGDAAREAFDPAARRLALTGTPFRSDVNPIPFVDYVQDHDGVRRCSWDYSYGYAPALADGVVRPVIFMAYSGEMRWRTRAGDELAARLGEPLTTDALAQAWRAALDPKGDWIKKVLAAADRRLTEVRNAHPDAGGLVIASDHEAARAYARILRKITGQGATVVLSDDPTASKKISRFAASEDRWMVAVRMVSEGVDVPRLMVGVYATSTSTALFFAQAIGRFVRTRRRGEVASVFLPSVPTLLEYAGEMERERDHALDRPLKEGEEPEQEMIDEARKKRDTPDAGEELPFETMEASAEFDRALYDGTEFGGGAPGSPEEEDFLGLPGLLEPEQVAQLLRKRKSEQRAAERKAPSEPAEAPAHERTAELRKELNTLVGAWHHRTGSPHGMIHSQLRRACGGPPIAQASPEEIQRRIDKIRAWATGGK from the coding sequence ATGACGGTTGTGCAGACGAGCACGGCGGACCGCCTCACCGGGCTGCGCCAGTGGCAGCGAGAGGCGTTCGAGGAGTACTTCCGCCGGGAGCCGCGGGACTTCCTGGCGGTCGCCACGCCGGGGGCGGGCAAGACCACGTTCGCGCTGACGCTCGCCGCCGAGCTGCTGGCGCGGCACGCGGTCCGGTCCATCACCATCGTGTGCCCCACCGAGCACCTGAAGAAGCAGTGGGCCGAGGCGGCGGCCCGGTTCGGGATCGCGATCGACCCCGACTTCAAGAACGCCCAGGGAGCGCTGGGTCGGCAGTTCGTCGGCGCCGCGGTGACCTACGCCCAGGTCGCGGCGCACCCGATGCTGCACCGCAACCGCACCGAGGCGCGCCGCACCCTGGTCATCTTCGACGAGGTGCACCACGCCGGCGACGCGCTCTCCTGGGGCGACGCGGCCCGCGAGGCGTTCGACCCGGCGGCCCGGCGGCTCGCGCTGACCGGCACCCCGTTCCGGTCCGACGTCAACCCCATCCCGTTCGTGGACTACGTGCAGGACCACGACGGGGTGCGCCGCTGCTCCTGGGACTACAGCTACGGCTACGCGCCGGCGCTGGCCGACGGGGTGGTCCGCCCGGTCATCTTCATGGCCTACTCCGGTGAGATGCGCTGGCGCACCCGGGCCGGCGACGAGCTGGCCGCCCGGCTCGGCGAGCCGCTCACCACCGACGCCCTGGCCCAGGCGTGGCGGGCCGCGCTCGACCCCAAGGGCGACTGGATCAAGAAGGTGCTGGCCGCCGCGGACCGCCGGCTCACCGAGGTGCGCAACGCCCACCCCGACGCCGGCGGCCTGGTCATCGCCAGCGACCACGAGGCGGCCCGGGCCTACGCCCGGATCCTGCGCAAGATCACCGGGCAGGGCGCCACCGTGGTGCTCTCCGACGACCCCACCGCGAGCAAGAAGATCTCCCGGTTCGCCGCGTCGGAGGACCGGTGGATGGTCGCGGTGCGGATGGTCTCCGAGGGCGTCGACGTGCCCCGGCTGATGGTCGGCGTCTACGCCACCTCGACCAGCACCGCGCTCTTCTTCGCCCAGGCGATCGGCCGCTTCGTGCGGACCCGGCGGCGCGGCGAGGTGGCCTCGGTCTTCCTGCCGTCGGTGCCCACCCTGCTGGAGTACGCCGGGGAGATGGAGCGCGAGCGCGACCACGCGCTGGACCGCCCGCTCAAGGAGGGCGAAGAGCCCGAGCAGGAGATGATCGACGAGGCCCGCAAGAAGCGGGACACCCCGGACGCGGGGGAGGAGCTGCCCTTCGAGACGATGGAGGCCTCCGCCGAGTTCGACCGGGCCCTCTACGACGGGACCGAGTTCGGCGGCGGGGCCCCCGGGTCGCCGGAGGAGGAGGACTTCCTCGGACTGCCCGGCCTGCTGGAGCCGGAGCAGGTCGCCCAGCTGCTTCGCAAGCGCAAGTCCGAGCAGCGGGCCGCCGAGCGCAAGGCGCCCTCCGAGCCGGCCGAGGCGCCGGCCCACGAGCGCACCGCCGAGCTGCGCAAGGAGCTCAACACCCTGGTCGGGGCCTGGCACCACCGGACCGGCAGCCCGCACGGGATGATCCACAGCCAGCTGCGCCGGGCCTGCGGCGGTCCGCCGATCGCGCAGGCCAGCCCGGAGGAGATCCAGCGGCGGATCGACAAGATCCGGGCCTGGGCCACCGGCGGTAAATAG
- a CDS encoding class E sortase gives MVSTSERGAHRRPRAAGRRARRDRRRLTGGDIARGILRTVGELLFTAGLVMLFFAVYEVYGKQIETDREQQQLSQGLEETWEAGPDSEPLPGSADSRMYIPGLDLQWVVVNGVQPEDIRYSPGRYTDDDVAGGDSADAGQPGNYAVAGHRTAGIFWDLDLLSDGDEIVVEDRENYYTYKVIEEVTVTPDQVEVVDPDPFDPENNDDPQRSLLTLTTCAPKLNNTHRLIVHAELSDTRPKEQGMPENIAHMAPEDDGAAKEAE, from the coding sequence ATGGTTTCCACCAGTGAGCGCGGAGCGCACCGGCGCCCCAGAGCGGCGGGCCGCCGCGCACGCCGCGACCGCCGCCGCCTCACCGGCGGCGACATCGCGCGCGGCATCCTGCGCACCGTCGGCGAGCTGCTGTTCACCGCCGGCCTGGTGATGCTCTTCTTCGCGGTCTACGAGGTCTACGGCAAGCAGATCGAGACCGACCGCGAGCAGCAGCAGCTCTCCCAGGGCCTGGAGGAGACCTGGGAGGCCGGCCCGGACTCCGAGCCGCTGCCCGGCTCGGCCGACAGCCGGATGTACATCCCCGGGCTCGACCTGCAGTGGGTGGTGGTCAACGGGGTGCAGCCGGAGGACATCCGCTACAGCCCCGGCCGCTACACCGACGACGACGTGGCCGGCGGCGACTCGGCGGACGCCGGGCAGCCGGGCAACTACGCGGTGGCCGGGCACCGGACGGCCGGCATCTTCTGGGACCTCGACCTGCTCTCCGACGGCGACGAGATCGTCGTGGAGGACCGGGAGAACTACTACACCTACAAGGTGATCGAAGAGGTCACCGTCACCCCGGACCAGGTCGAGGTGGTCGACCCCGACCCCTTCGACCCGGAGAACAACGACGACCCGCAGCGCTCCCTGCTCACCCTCACCACCTGCGCCCCCAAGCTGAACAACACGCACCGGCTGATCGTGCACGCCGAGCTCAGCGACACCCGGCCCAAGGAGCAGGGCATGCCGGAGAACATCGCGCACATGGCGCCGGAGGACGACGGCGCGGCGAAGGAAGCGGAGTGA
- a CDS encoding DUF3039 domain-containing protein: MAMDVLNKVVPESETRPDISHDDGDRERFAHYVQKDKITESAVTGAPVIALCGKVWVPNRDPKKFPVCPECKKIYEEMTG, encoded by the coding sequence ATGGCCATGGACGTGCTGAACAAGGTCGTGCCGGAGAGCGAGACCCGGCCGGACATCTCGCACGACGACGGGGACCGCGAGCGGTTCGCGCACTACGTGCAGAAGGACAAGATCACCGAGAGCGCCGTCACCGGGGCCCCGGTGATCGCGCTGTGCGGGAAGGTCTGGGTCCCCAACCGCGACCCGAAGAAGTTCCCGGTCTGCCCCGAGTGCAAGAAGATCTACGAGGAGATGACCGGCTGA
- a CDS encoding YqgE/AlgH family protein, giving the protein MSTPNLTGSLLVATPALEDPNFRRTVVLIIDDDAEGTLGVVVNRPSDHLVEEVLEGWSAFASAPAVMFAGGPVGEGSGLALGVPGDEEEPLGWRPLDGDETEAGRMGVIDLDAPPEVIGGGLGRLRVFAGYSGWGQGQLGAEIEEGAWYVLPASVEDVFSDAPETLWSRVLRRQGGDLALVSTLPDDPSLN; this is encoded by the coding sequence ATGAGCACGCCGAACCTGACCGGGAGCCTGCTGGTGGCCACTCCCGCGCTGGAGGATCCGAACTTCCGGCGGACCGTCGTCCTGATCATCGACGACGACGCCGAGGGGACGCTGGGCGTGGTCGTCAACCGCCCCTCCGACCACCTGGTCGAGGAGGTCCTGGAAGGGTGGAGCGCCTTCGCCAGCGCTCCGGCGGTGATGTTCGCCGGCGGACCGGTCGGCGAGGGCTCCGGGCTCGCCCTGGGCGTTCCCGGGGACGAGGAGGAGCCGCTCGGCTGGCGCCCGCTGGACGGGGACGAGACCGAGGCCGGCCGGATGGGCGTCATCGACCTGGACGCCCCGCCCGAGGTGATCGGCGGCGGGCTGGGCCGGCTGCGGGTGTTCGCCGGCTACTCCGGCTGGGGGCAGGGCCAGCTCGGCGCGGAGATCGAGGAGGGCGCCTGGTACGTCCTCCCGGCCAGCGTGGAGGACGTCTTCTCGGACGCCCCGGAGACCCTGTGGTCGCGGGTGCTGCGCCGGCAGGGCGGCGATCTGGCGCTGGTCTCCACGCTTCCCGACGACCCCTCGCTGAACTGA
- a CDS encoding NAD-dependent malic enzyme, translated as MATLPSVSYSITVRLELDGHGSAVGSLTNAVEHVGGVITALDVAQAGHERIRIDVTCAARDTDHAQAIVDALGAIEGVVVHKVSDRTFLMHLGGKIEMQSKVPLRNRDELSMAYTPGVARVSQAIAANKDDARRLTIKRNSVAVVTDGSAVLGLGNIGPEASMPVMEGKAALFKRFADIDAWPIALDTQDVDEIVRTVQVIAPGFGGINLEDISAPRCFEVEARLRELLDIPVFHDDQHGTAIVVLAALKNALRVVGKNLSEVRIAMSGAGAAGTAILKLLMHAGAKHVVVCDVNGAVHEGRDDLDPNLAWIAANTNPDGYSGDLRGAVAGADVFIGVSAPNVLGGEDIAEMNDDSIIFALANPDPEVDPDVAHLHASVVATGRSDYPNQINNVLVFPGFFRGLLDAQSRHVDSDMMVAAAEAISAAVTDDELGPHYIIPSVFHTGLSKAVASAVREVAVRGRGAAE; from the coding sequence GTGGCCACCCTTCCCAGCGTCTCCTACTCGATAACCGTCCGCCTGGAACTCGACGGGCACGGCAGCGCCGTCGGCAGCCTCACCAACGCGGTCGAGCACGTGGGGGGCGTCATCACGGCCCTGGACGTGGCGCAGGCCGGACACGAGCGCATCCGCATCGACGTGACCTGTGCGGCCCGCGACACCGACCACGCGCAGGCCATCGTCGACGCCCTGGGGGCCATCGAAGGCGTCGTGGTGCACAAGGTCAGCGACCGCACCTTCCTGATGCACCTCGGCGGCAAGATCGAGATGCAGTCCAAGGTCCCGCTCCGCAACCGGGACGAGCTGTCCATGGCCTACACCCCCGGCGTCGCCCGGGTCTCCCAGGCCATCGCGGCCAACAAGGACGACGCCCGCCGGCTGACCATCAAGCGGAACAGCGTCGCGGTGGTCACCGACGGCTCGGCCGTGCTGGGCCTGGGCAACATCGGCCCGGAGGCCTCCATGCCGGTCATGGAGGGCAAAGCCGCGCTGTTCAAACGGTTCGCCGACATCGACGCCTGGCCGATCGCCCTGGACACCCAGGACGTCGACGAGATCGTCCGCACCGTGCAGGTGATCGCCCCCGGCTTCGGCGGCATCAACCTGGAGGACATCTCCGCCCCGCGCTGCTTCGAGGTGGAGGCCCGGCTGCGCGAGCTGCTGGACATCCCGGTCTTCCACGACGACCAGCACGGCACCGCCATCGTCGTGCTCGCCGCGCTGAAGAACGCGCTGCGCGTGGTCGGCAAGAACCTCAGCGAGGTGCGCATCGCGATGTCCGGCGCCGGCGCGGCCGGCACCGCCATCCTCAAGCTGCTGATGCACGCCGGCGCCAAACACGTGGTGGTCTGCGACGTCAACGGCGCGGTGCACGAGGGCCGCGACGACCTCGACCCCAACCTGGCCTGGATCGCCGCCAACACCAACCCGGACGGCTACAGCGGGGACCTGCGCGGCGCGGTCGCCGGGGCGGACGTGTTCATCGGCGTCTCCGCGCCGAACGTGCTGGGCGGCGAGGACATCGCCGAGATGAACGACGACTCGATCATCTTCGCGCTGGCCAACCCCGACCCCGAGGTCGACCCGGACGTGGCGCACCTGCACGCCTCCGTGGTGGCCACCGGCCGCAGCGACTACCCGAACCAGATCAACAACGTGCTGGTCTTCCCCGGGTTCTTCCGCGGCCTGCTGGACGCGCAGAGCCGCCACGTCGACTCCGACATGATGGTCGCCGCGGCCGAGGCCATCTCCGCGGCCGTCACCGACGACGAGCTCGGCCCGCACTACATCATCCCGAGCGTGTTCCACACCGGCCTGTCCAAGGCCGTCGCCTCGGCGGTGCGCGAGGTCGCGGTCCGCGGCAGAGGCGCCGCCGAGTGA
- a CDS encoding cytidylate kinase-like family protein yields MACAVTVSATYGAGGGVVGRALAARLGVSFLDRAVPGAVAERIGCSLEEALRRDDRAPSGLERLLASAARLPTVTLGSVDMSYLGAADADGRILYDREFVDRTEQVLARIAEDGGVVLGRAGAVVLAGAPGVLHVRLDGPKARRLEQAAALRDLARAQGLPEPPEDGGEALPDPDAGAEAHPWHPPTMHDLEENDRARSAYVRRYYRTDPADPSLYHVVLDSTALHLGTCVDVIERLARERAAGRTGV; encoded by the coding sequence ATGGCCTGTGCGGTGACGGTCTCGGCGACCTACGGGGCGGGCGGCGGCGTGGTGGGGCGCGCGCTCGCCGCCCGCCTCGGCGTCTCCTTCCTGGACCGGGCGGTGCCCGGCGCGGTCGCCGAGCGGATCGGCTGCTCGCTGGAGGAGGCGCTGCGCCGCGACGACCGCGCCCCCAGCGGCCTGGAGCGGCTGCTGGCCAGCGCGGCCCGGCTGCCCACGGTCACCCTGGGCAGCGTGGACATGAGCTACCTCGGCGCCGCCGACGCCGACGGCCGCATCCTCTACGACCGGGAGTTCGTCGACCGCACCGAGCAGGTGCTGGCCAGGATCGCCGAGGACGGCGGAGTGGTGCTGGGCCGGGCCGGCGCCGTGGTGCTGGCCGGCGCCCCCGGCGTGCTGCACGTCCGGCTGGACGGCCCCAAGGCCCGCCGGCTGGAGCAGGCCGCCGCCCTGCGCGACCTGGCCCGCGCACAAGGGCTGCCGGAGCCCCCCGAGGACGGCGGCGAGGCCCTGCCCGACCCGGACGCCGGCGCCGAGGCGCACCCCTGGCACCCGCCGACCATGCACGACCTGGAGGAGAACGACCGGGCGCGCAGCGCCTACGTCCGCCGCTACTACCGCACCGACCCGGCCGACCCCTCGCTCTACCACGTGGTCCTCGACTCCACCGCCCTTCACCTGGGCACATGCGTGGACGTCATCGAGCGGCTGGCCCGCGAGCGGGCCGCCGGCCGCACCGGAGTGTGA
- a CDS encoding tetratricopeptide repeat protein, which produces MQPSDYSMQGAVDLGARKAAMEREAKREAERNSGTANPYAIDVDESNFQQEVLEASLSAPVVLAVLQTSSEQSAQVEAAIDRLAVGAGGQWRVAKVDVQANPQIAQALRVQAVPTLALVIGGQVVPGPVGPATEEQLRDWLSQIFEELRKQQILPPEFTGLGPEGAGGPEQEQAPQDPIDAEAQEALDRDDFEAAEAVYAKALEKDPKNENARQKLAWVRLVRRLRDVDAAAVRKAAADDPADVDAHIAVADIDTYGGKFEDAFTRLINLVRNTRDEERERVRKHLVSLFEVLPAGDPVVSKARRSLTSALF; this is translated from the coding sequence ATGCAGCCATCGGACTACTCCATGCAGGGTGCGGTCGACCTCGGAGCCCGCAAAGCCGCGATGGAACGCGAGGCCAAGCGCGAGGCCGAGCGGAACTCCGGCACCGCCAACCCTTACGCGATCGACGTCGACGAGAGCAATTTCCAGCAGGAGGTACTGGAGGCGTCGCTCAGCGCGCCTGTCGTGCTCGCCGTCCTGCAGACCAGTTCTGAGCAGTCCGCCCAGGTGGAGGCGGCCATCGACCGCCTCGCCGTGGGCGCCGGCGGGCAGTGGCGCGTCGCCAAGGTGGACGTGCAGGCCAACCCGCAGATCGCCCAGGCGCTGCGGGTCCAGGCCGTGCCCACCCTGGCCCTGGTGATCGGCGGCCAGGTCGTTCCCGGCCCGGTCGGCCCGGCCACCGAGGAGCAGCTGCGCGACTGGCTCTCCCAGATCTTCGAGGAGCTGCGCAAGCAGCAGATCCTCCCGCCGGAGTTCACCGGGCTGGGCCCGGAGGGCGCCGGCGGCCCGGAGCAGGAGCAGGCCCCGCAGGACCCGATCGACGCCGAGGCCCAGGAGGCCCTGGACCGGGACGACTTCGAGGCGGCCGAGGCGGTCTACGCCAAGGCCCTGGAGAAGGACCCGAAGAACGAGAACGCCCGGCAGAAGCTGGCCTGGGTGCGCCTGGTGCGCCGGCTCCGCGACGTGGACGCCGCCGCGGTGCGCAAGGCCGCCGCCGACGACCCGGCCGACGTCGACGCGCACATCGCCGTCGCCGACATCGACACCTACGGCGGCAAGTTCGAGGACGCCTTCACCCGGCTGATCAACCTGGTCCGCAACACCCGGGACGAGGAGCGCGAGCGGGTCCGCAAGCACCTGGTCTCGCTCTTCGAGGTGCTGCCCGCCGGCGACCCGGTGGTCTCCAAGGCCCGCCGCTCGCTCACCTCCGCCCTGTTCTGA
- a CDS encoding acyl-CoA mutase large subunit family protein, whose amino-acid sequence MVTSDEIEAGRARWQQRYDAARTRDADFTTLSGQEVDPVYGPPEGAEVPGFERIGWPGEFPYTRGLHPTGYRGRTWTIRQFAGFGNARQTNERYKMILASGGGGLSVAFDMPTLMGHDSDAPFALGEVGHCGVAVDSTADMDVLFDGIPLGEVTTSMTISGPAVPAFCMYLAAAERQGADLSALNGTLQTDIFKEYIAQKEWLYPPEPHLRLIGDLMEYCAENIPAFKPLSVSGYHIREAGATAAEELAFTLADGFGYVELGLSRGLDVDAFAPGLSFFFDAHIDFFEEIAKFRAARRIWARWMRDRYGATTAKAQWLRFHTQTAGVSLTAQQPYNNVVRTAVEALSAVLGGTNSLHTNALDETLALPTEQAAEIALRTQQVLMEETGVANVADPLGGSYYVEALTDRMEAEAERIFDRILRMGGGEDAEHEIGPMVSGILAGIRSGWFSSQIAESAFQYQQALEKGDKRIVGVNTATNTVSGELDILRIGHEVEREQVAELKRRRAARDQGAVDAALARLLAAVRDPARPNLVPVLLDAARAEATLGEICSTMGEEFGTYVEDPQF is encoded by the coding sequence ATGGTGACCAGCGACGAGATCGAGGCGGGCCGCGCCCGCTGGCAGCAGCGCTACGACGCGGCGCGCACCCGCGACGCCGACTTCACCACGCTCTCCGGCCAGGAGGTCGACCCGGTCTACGGGCCGCCGGAGGGCGCCGAGGTGCCCGGGTTCGAGCGGATCGGCTGGCCGGGGGAGTTCCCCTACACCCGCGGACTGCACCCCACCGGCTACCGCGGCCGCACCTGGACCATCCGCCAGTTCGCCGGGTTCGGCAACGCCCGGCAGACCAACGAGCGGTACAAGATGATCCTGGCCTCCGGGGGCGGCGGCCTCTCGGTCGCCTTCGACATGCCGACCCTGATGGGGCACGACTCCGACGCCCCCTTCGCGCTGGGCGAGGTGGGCCACTGCGGCGTCGCCGTCGACTCCACCGCCGACATGGACGTGCTCTTCGACGGCATCCCGCTGGGCGAGGTCACCACCTCGATGACGATCAGCGGCCCCGCCGTCCCCGCGTTCTGCATGTACCTGGCCGCCGCCGAGCGGCAGGGCGCCGACCTCTCCGCGCTCAACGGCACCCTGCAGACCGACATCTTCAAGGAGTACATCGCGCAGAAGGAGTGGCTCTACCCGCCCGAGCCGCACCTGCGCCTCATCGGCGACCTGATGGAGTACTGCGCGGAGAACATCCCGGCCTTCAAGCCGCTGTCGGTCTCCGGCTACCACATCCGGGAGGCCGGGGCCACCGCCGCCGAGGAGCTCGCCTTCACCCTGGCCGACGGGTTCGGCTACGTCGAGCTCGGCCTCTCCCGCGGCCTCGACGTCGACGCCTTCGCCCCCGGCCTGTCCTTCTTCTTCGACGCGCACATCGACTTCTTCGAGGAGATCGCCAAGTTCCGCGCCGCCCGCCGGATCTGGGCCCGCTGGATGCGCGACCGGTACGGCGCCACCACCGCCAAGGCGCAGTGGCTGCGGTTCCACACCCAGACCGCCGGCGTCTCGCTCACCGCCCAGCAGCCCTACAACAACGTGGTGCGCACCGCGGTGGAGGCGCTGTCCGCGGTGCTCGGCGGCACCAACTCGCTGCACACCAACGCCCTGGACGAGACCCTCGCCCTGCCCACCGAGCAGGCCGCCGAGATCGCCCTGCGCACCCAGCAGGTGCTGATGGAGGAGACCGGCGTGGCCAACGTCGCCGACCCGCTCGGCGGCTCCTACTACGTCGAGGCGCTCACCGACCGGATGGAGGCCGAGGCCGAGCGGATCTTCGACCGGATCCTGCGGATGGGCGGCGGCGAGGACGCCGAGCACGAGATCGGCCCGATGGTCTCCGGCATCCTCGCCGGGATCCGCAGCGGCTGGTTCAGCTCGCAGATCGCCGAGTCGGCCTTCCAGTACCAGCAGGCCCTGGAGAAGGGCGACAAGCGGATCGTCGGGGTGAACACCGCCACCAACACCGTCTCCGGCGAGCTGGACATCCTGCGCATCGGGCACGAGGTCGAGCGCGAGCAGGTCGCCGAGCTCAAGCGGCGCCGCGCCGCCCGAGACCAGGGCGCGGTGGACGCCGCGCTGGCCCGGCTGCTGGCGGCGGTCCGCGACCCGGCCCGCCCCAACCTGGTCCCGGTGCTGCTGGACGCCGCCCGGGCCGAGGCCACCCTCGGCGAGATCTGCTCCACCATGGGCGAGGAGTTCGGCACCTACGTGGAGGACCCGCAGTTCTGA
- a CDS encoding MarR family winged helix-turn-helix transcriptional regulator, which yields MGNPLNLPFDPIERAHQNWERRWGASPAMAAVTSIMRAQQILIGRLDGALKPYELTFARYEALVLLTFSASGALPLGKIGERLMVHPTSVTNTIDRLERQGLVRRLPNPSDGRGTLAEITEAGREVVEHATRDLLAMDFGLEDYTAEELEEMHRSFVKLRVGFGDFPDPGSAAG from the coding sequence GTGGGAAATCCGCTGAACCTGCCGTTCGATCCGATCGAGCGGGCACACCAGAACTGGGAGCGGCGCTGGGGCGCCTCGCCCGCCATGGCCGCGGTCACCTCGATCATGCGGGCGCAGCAGATCCTCATCGGCCGGCTGGACGGCGCGCTCAAGCCCTACGAGCTGACCTTCGCCCGGTACGAGGCGCTGGTCCTGCTCACCTTCAGCGCCTCCGGCGCGCTGCCGCTGGGCAAGATCGGCGAGCGGCTGATGGTCCACCCCACCAGCGTCACCAACACCATCGACCGGCTGGAGCGCCAGGGGCTGGTGCGCCGGCTGCCCAACCCCAGCGACGGCCGCGGCACCCTCGCCGAGATCACCGAGGCCGGCCGGGAGGTGGTCGAGCACGCCACCCGCGACCTGCTCGCCATGGACTTCGGCCTGGAGGACTACACCGCCGAGGAGCTGGAGGAGATGCACCGCTCCTTCGTCAAGCTGCGGGTGGGCTTCGGCGACTTCCCCGACCCCGGCTCCGCCGCCGGCTGA